One region of Monomorium pharaonis isolate MP-MQ-018 chromosome 11, ASM1337386v2, whole genome shotgun sequence genomic DNA includes:
- the LOC105834138 gene encoding uncharacterized protein LOC105834138 gives MESSDRKNVYLTKTGDNSLNSGTMIVGQTNMAPECGGEGVMKPNNVSNVSTNQTKWSNSSGPKNYIINAVPVKNEIVHLEDGNAHCNNKKMYYYDRHYTGHEEPTERPTRRGTKRYRDKDAPKRALSAFFYFCQELRGKMRELHPEMGVGDIAKELGKLWMSTDLQTKSKYMAIAEEDRARYEREIIAYNKRVKNYDPEEVGTV, from the exons ATGGAATCGTCAGACAGGAAGAACGTATATCTTACGAAAACCGGTGACAATTCCTTGAACTCTGGAACTATGATTGTCGGCCAGACTAATATGGCACCAG AATGTGGTGGAGAAGGTGTAATGAAGCCCAACAATGTGTCTAACGTTTCCACTAATCAAACAAAGTGGTCTAATAGTAGCGGccctaaaaattatattatcaatgcAGTGCCAGTGAAGAATGAG ATCGTGCATCTTGAAGACGGAAATGCACATTGCaacaataagaaaatgtattactATGATAGACATTACACCGGTCACGAAGAGCCAACAGAGAGGCCGACACGTAGAGGAACGAAGAGATACAGGGACAAAGATGCACCGAAACGAGCGCT atctgcatttttttacttctgcCAAGAACTACGTGGCAAGATGAGAGAATTGCACCCTGAGATGGGAGTAGGTGACATTGCGAAGGAATTAGGAAAATTGTGGATGAGCACGGATTTGCAGACGAAATCCAAGTATATGGCTATCGCGGAGGAAGATAGAGCTCGATATGAAAGA GAAATCATCGCATACAACAAGagagttaaaaattatgaccCGGAAGAAGTTGGAActgtataa